In Bactrocera neohumeralis isolate Rockhampton chromosome 5, APGP_CSIRO_Bneo_wtdbg2-racon-allhic-juicebox.fasta_v2, whole genome shotgun sequence, the genomic window TAGTTCAgcatgaaattatttataatttatcgcACAAAGGGGGTTAGTGACAAAACAGATTAACAAAATATGtagatttatgtatatgtatttcaataagCATAGTATAAAAATGGCGATTGAAATAGAGATAAAtagttatttcaaaatattaaatcagtttgaagaaaaaaaggaCCATTAAATAAACTTACTCTATGTAATATGAGATAATGAGTAATTTGGGATAACAGATATGCAAATATGggataatattatttaatattgagAAAGAGATGTAtacgtatataagtatgtatattgttgtttaTGGTCAGACTTAAATTTGAGCATCGAATGGCGCTAATGATTTTTTCAACTCTTCGTAAATTCGTTTCGAGGGGTTTATAGATCAATAATAAGTATATTTATGCAATTTGGATTATGGATCTTTCCCCACGATTTGTGTAACGGTGAACTAGGAATGAATTGATTCAGATCATGGTGGTGATCTACTATCATTCCATACTTTTGGTAAAAGTGTCATcatattgatatacatacatataatagatGAAATTAACTTTTGACTTTAGTTGATACTCATTGATTAGTAACTAGTAGAACTGCTGAATTCAAATGTGACCACAACAACTACCGATGGAATGTAGGTAAATTAGACTATCTCAGAGCATTTCTCTCATTTCTCTATTACATTTTACATACTCAGTTATAATAGCAcatgtactatgtacatatgaataaagAAAGCTGGATAAAATACAAGCAGCGGAGATTGTTACCCAACTCGAGCGATGTATTCATGTATGAGTTGTTCGTATCTCTGGCTTTGGCGTGTGACTGCATTTGACTGTATCAAATGTGTTGTATTTGAGTGCCATCGAGTCGGCTGCAAGGCTGCGGAAAGGTGCACAGCGCTCTGACCGGCGTTGTGCTGCTTTTGGTGCACCGACAAGCAACGGGTTTCTTGAGTGCTTAGCTTAGTAGTGACTTACATTTCTGTATTCGTATTTAGTGTCTTGAAGTAAGCGGTAGTTCGTTTGGACTCAGTGGTCACGGTTTATGTTTGGTTGAAGAAGATAGAAAGGCAGTCGGCCGTGGCCAGTTTTCGCGTGTAACAGAAACGGTTTTATTTCTACTGATTGCTTGCTTTATCAACTGTAGGCTGCACGttgtaaacatattttgttCGGCTATTCGGTATATGCACGTACTTTTAAGCATATTAATATGTATCTTTTTAAATAACGTTCGTAAATGTGGTTGGTAAATTCaaagttattttattgataGTGTGTAAAGTTGAAGCGGTTGAATTTGTCAGACGTTCTCTATTTTTTGCTATGCTCTCcttcttctaaaattaacagaTTCTTGGCAATTAAAATGTTGGAGCCTGCTATTACTATTATTTAAAGATCATCGAACCGAAACATGTTTTAAATGCATATTAATGCTGAAAATATAATAGATAGTAAATACTACTTCCACGAATAAGTGTACAAACATTAAAATGAAAAGGTACAAAAACTTATATCACATGCTACCTTTTGCAATTTCAATTGACCtaagacacatacatacatataccatatacattattatattactataagtatgtaaataaatgttagacttttaatatacatatgtatgaatgcactGACGtatgcatacacataaatacGTTTGTAACACTAATCATAAATCGTTTGTGAAAATATGATTGAGAATTAATTGATATCgctttacttacatatgtatgtacttttaaactttttggtaATATATTGTCACCATTATGGGAAATTGTTAACTGCTTCGAAACTGCAACTTTCCTGtcaaattttatataagtacatatgttaaTATAGCTAGATATACAGTATTAACGTAagctatttgtttttgcttctcaTCTGTCGTGGAACATATGTACCATTCGTACCAATGTACGATCAAGTTGCTACAAGAATGAAATCTGTAGTAAAaacataccaaaaaaaatacgCAAAGAGTACGATTTAGGAAAATGAGAGCGGTAAATACAAGTCTATCCAAATGTACGTAAGAAGCATCTATAAGCGAACTTGCATTTTAAGACTGAGCCAGCCGAAGAAATTAATCACCTGCTTGTGAAACCGGGCCGAGCCGTTTCACCTGATGCGCTGGTGCTTTTTAACCATTCACTGCGGAAAATCCGAGCAGTAATGTTGCGCCTTCTATAATTTAACTACGTTAACTGCTATGCAGTGATATAGttagtaaaattttcatttgcaaaaACTTTATGCTTGTATTATTAACTACGagaattgaataattttaattactgtACTTAAAAATTAATGCGCCCAAACTGTGTCTAcgaaatgttaacaaaaatatttacacttgtactatgtttgtttaaatattaagtTGTGCGAAAGTTCAATGTTCATCGATTTTTcccttacatatatatttatgtatgtatgtatcataatTGTGTGTTATTGTGAAAGTTGCCAAAGAAAATCAATGGAAAGTGAAAACGGTAGATACTCTCTTAGTCTAATTACATAGGATTATTAACTGATATAGTAAATTGAATTATTGAGAATTAATATcttcattattaattattttggttCAACGCAGTTTTTATACTTGAATTAATACCTTCTCAgtcatttgtatttataatatacCTTGAATTGAAGGATTCAAAAGCCTTATAACTAAAAAGAATGCACATTTTAATCGAATGTCTCTCTCTTAACGATTCGTTTGCTATATTATGACAACACAGTTATTTCTCTACAATCAGTGGTAGAAAAGGCTTTTTCGGTAGGATGACCACTAGTTTCACTTCCTACCGTCGTAgcaaagtaaaaagtaaatCGAATAACGACATTTCTTCTATTGTTGCTGAGATGAACGGTGTTAGTGGTATGGCAGATAGCTTACCTCAGCACATATCTAACGATGATATCTCAGATTTAGCTGAAATGGTGGACCCAACTGTGCGAAAAGAGATCAATCTCTCCAGTGAAGATGTAGCTGTTGTACGCAAAGAACACAATAATCGACGCAGCGTTGTAAGGTAAGCATTTCAACGTCAGTACTTAAAATCTGTTGCTAAAACGAATAATTCCATGATTCCGAGTACTATGCATATTGATATTCACCATTCGATCCATAAAAAGTTGCTATCTTAAGTCTTTTGTataatgaaaaagtaattttttgccTTCGTTATTGGGATATGTACCTTTGTTTAGTAACAAAAGGAAAGAAGGATATCATTGTCATTTTAAAAGCATTCTCTAACATTACGtcatttgaatatacataaatgagagcagaaaaaaaataatattatagaaatatagttataagtgtttgaaaaattttattcgatTGGTCCCATTCTTGGTATCTAAACACTACCCACAGGTTGCATAGaagagatatttgcatttattgtaTTTGAAACGAAACCAAAATAAGTTTATGCACTGATTTAAGCCTCATACAAAAGACAACTAGCTCGGCTAGTCTCAGTCTCTCATTCTGCAACAGTTGTGATTTTATTCTGATCGCTCTGCTTAATTACGTTAAggaacatttaataataatggaGAAAGTATAAAAACTTGTAGAGTCATTttgcaagtacatacatagtagtttgagaattttttaagaaaatcagaCAGATATATAAACATCACTAAATCaggaaatttgtttattgtgaACACTATCATTTAAGTATACATAACtttgtccaaaaatataaaaatggaaattttttaaagtatttgtgtactaataaaaatttcttttcaatttattttcatttgtgccGCATTGTCcgttcatattttattatttatgttttcaaaatgttttaagatctaaaactatttataaataattgaaaagtaCTACATATTCTCCCTCACCTCATAAGCCTGGTTTCCCATCAGTCCATTTCCGTGTACTTCATGCATTTCTGgttcttttaaaatataaaaaaatatccggTAAAAGTGCCtgtataaaaaaagcaaaacaaacaatcGTAATACgagtttcttaaaaatattccaaggAAAATGGCAGTTTATTTAGTCTTTACCCCCTCTGACATATATGTTTGCTGTAAATAGAGGAAGCAGACCTCCCTGACGGATATAACCTCCTCATTCGAGCAAGTCGCCAAATTTGGCCATTTTTTTGTCTACTGTTTTAATATATGATGTGTATTGGATTAAAAGCGTTGAACACTGAATAGAAGTGTTATGACCGTTGTATTTCTCATGCCGACTATTTAACTCTTGAACACTTCGGTCTCTTGAGATACTACTTCTGTCGCATTATACTTATAGGTTCAATAAAAGGTGTTATAACCATAACCATATAAAACAGCTGATCGAACCAACTTTACGGGCAGTTTACAGTTTCCAATTACTTGAATACTTTGGTCTCTTGAAATACTACTTCTGTCGCATTATACTTATAGGTTCAATTAAAGCTGTTATAACcataaacatataaaacagTTGAACTGCAAATGGGATTATTTTTAATGGGTAAGTGGGTACTAATGGAATACAATACCAATCTTTCGAAACCGTACCTTTGCTTTTTCTTAAGTTATCTTTAATTCAATTGAATCGATGAAATCTTTTATAAGAATTGTATGCCAAAAGATAGTGCTGCCACTaccttatttaaatttttggccaAATCCATTATTAGACTTTCCAtacaacatattattatatataatattttaggagacttacagaaaataaaataacagaaTTTGGTGAactattaacataatttaagaTCTTGTACATCGCTTTCTTTTTCCCCTGTGTgattgttttttggtttttttttgtaattcggTGCTAACAAAGATATAGCGccttattttatgtttaattagCACTACTTTGAGAGATGGCAGTgatgttatgttaatgatttgcaataaaaatgtcaGCTAAATGCCAAATTCTAGATAATCCACGGTTTTTCTCAAGGATTGACAGATAGACTGATGTACAGACAGGTATTGCTTCGGGGCACTTTGCTTATTTTGGTTTAtataaccatatacatatgtctatcgATTATTTGAAAGTGATACAATTAACCATTAAGTTAATAAAGAAGTGCgaatgtatattattttcaacatatatatacatatatatatacatcgcTTTCCTTTTCCCCTATGTGATTgtcttttgggttttttttttgtaattcggttaccatatacatatgtatgttgaaaaGCAAAATGTTTTAGTTTTGTGTTAAAAACCCTTCTAGAAAAAGGGTTGTCTTTTTACATTCAAATGCGaactataataaatttaaaattaaatatatgagcattattttttcactttacccTTTATAGCGCGAATACACAAATGGACAATGATGTCACACCGGTCTACTTGGCAGCGCAAGAAGGGCACTTAGAGGTGCTAAAATTTTTAGTGCTTGAAGCTGGTGGTTCTCTCTATGTACGCGCACGCGACGGTATGGCACCGATACATGCTGCTTCACAAATGGGATGTTTGGATTGCCTCAGATGGATGGTAAACgtattcattataattttttgatcgGGGTAGCCGTGTgtgatatgtatatgtttttctactatataattaaaaatacactattttacatacatatacatatgtatatgtgtatggaaataatattgttttttttttatttttatattttgtggcCGTAATACTAAAACTTTACTTAACTTTGCATATACACGTACAAAGGTGCAAGATCAGGGTGTTGATCCAAATCTACGAGATGGAGATGGTGCTACACCACTACATTTTGCCGCGTCAAGAGGACACCTTTCCGTGGTACGATGGTTGCTTAAACATGGGGCAAAACTGTCTTTGGATAAGTACGGCAAGTCGCCCATTAACGATGCAGCAGAAAATCAACAAGTAGAGGTGAGATCTTGTTCTATATGTCGAAATTTAATTAAGGTCTCTTAATATCATCACTTTTCAATTAAACATGTTTctttatttatctttattttctcTGTATGTCTATTCGACAATTCAAGTGTCTTAATGTGTTAGTACAACACGGTAGTACAATAGACTATGGTTGTCGGGACAGGCATACTCAACAACGACAGAAAACTTGTTCATTATCTAATAAGGAATTTCAAGAGATGCAAAATTGCAGTTTCAATAGAAGTGATGGAGGTAACTGTATCAACAACAGCTCAAACGGAAGCTTTAACTCGAATAGTAGTAAGCAGACTAGTTGCAGTAACACCATTAAATCGAAGACATCTTCGTCTTTAAGTTCAGATATTGAGCCCTTTTATTTGCATCCACCACCGATCTCTATGGCCCATAAACGTATTGAGGCCATTTATTCACATTCTCAACAATCGCGGTCATCTTCTGAGAAATTATACAATGGCCAAATGGTGCCTAATGATGGCTTGTATGTCAATCCAATGCGTAACAGTTTCTTTACTCCTCCTTCCCCGACTGGCAGTGTTTCTGGAGAATCATTTTTTCTCCACGACCCTCATGAACTAATTTATAATCGAGTTCGGGAGCTGTTCGATTCCGATTGCAACAGTGCTGGAAATTTAAAACCGAAAATGAATCGCCACAAAACTAATAGTCataacaaaatacataaatcaaaaacaataaacaatgcAGTTGTTGTACAAGCAGATGTTCACTCCAGTTCAAGTGGTACAGGAAGCGGATCAGAAGAATCTATATCCGTTTCTATTCAATCGAGTATGAAATTATCTAAAACTAACAACTTTCGAAGTCAAAGTTTTAATCTTCACACTAAATGTAACAACGAAAGTAGCAGCTACGATCAAGATCTCAGCGCCAGCACCAGCACAAAAATCATTaccaatgataataaaaaaattaataccaatTTAACTTCTGGAATCAACTATAATAAAATTAgcaacaataatattaaaattgataaaCAAAATCAAGTAGCTAAACAACCTAAAACGAATTATTTAAACAATGACAAGCTGAGACTAGAAAGTTCACATGACCATGATTACGAGGATATATATTTGGTTCGTGAGGAGGCgcgaaaaaacaaaagtaaatacgGTTCTGGACGATCACGTTCCCGTGATAGTGGGTCTCATTCACGCTCAGCTAGCACTTCCTCAACTCGTAGCTCAGATTTCATACTACAATACAGCAATCATGTAAGTAATCATatattggaaaacttttgtaattcTTGGTTGGTTGGTTTATAGTCACTGCCTATCGAATTAACGTCCTAATTTCACTGTTTATTTTGGAGAGGTTTTACGTTAATCCATGTCATATCAAATTAGTTGAGTTTcttaaacttatttaaaaaaaatggatttgaaTTTTAGACTATGAACAGCAAGCATCAAAGTGAGCGGCTGAATCGAAATAAATCACAATCGACTATAGGAATACATAGCAAACCCAAATACGAGTTATCACAAAAGGAAAGTTTTACCGTTAAAAATGTCAATCTAAAGAACCTGCTCAACGCTAGTAGCAATGTCAATTGTGGTGTTAAAAGCGACACATATGAAAGTGTGTGTCCAATAGAAGATATTGCTGAGCGTACCAAGCAATCACAGAAAAACTCCGTTATTCGAAATAATCTTGATTGCAGTAGCACTGGGAGCAACAGCAATATATTCCACCCAACATGCAATGATGGCAACACATGCGACCGCCAGTTAAAACGAGTTTCATCTGCTCCGCCTATACAAAACATAGACATCGGTATGTTccacaaatgcaaatatatgtacattcatatacatatatgttcatacatacatactaactgAAGTACATAGTTACGCGAAAACATAAATTTTCGTATCATTTCAGTAAGTGGGCCTCCGCCTCCTCCACTGCCGCCACCGATGAACTCACTTTTACACAAAAGAATGCAATTAGTTACATCAGATCCCATGAACTTTTATATTAGTAACTCAAATAGTAATTTGGATAATATAGATTCCGATTCCGGACTTGAGGTAATTGAGGAACCAAGTTTGCGCCCATCTGAGTTGATCAGAAGCAAACACAACCGAACAATGTCTACAATATCAGGTGAGATGCAAATATGctcatcaatatacatatgtacatatatctttggTAGCAAATAAGCTCAGGTAATCGTAGTTTTCATTTCAAGTCAAATATTGACAATCAACTCATCTCTAGATATTTTGATCAATATATTTACTGTAAAGAAGAGAAGAAGCtcgttttatttatgaaattcaaAGCTAACTAAACAAAACTTTACTAACATAAAATGTATGTTCTTAGTTAAATAAGTTAgtgttatgtgtatatataaaaatcttaaGTGAGTATACCTACTACTTACATaccataaatacatatgaatgtgtatacatttataaatatcctGTAAAAtcccaaatttgaaaattgaccGCAACAAAGgtcatacttatacatacatatatgcacatttgtatttgtattccaatactaaattgcaaattaaatgggaattttgaaaacttcacgattaaaagttgtACACCGGATCGGCTGGTTCAGTAACTTTCCTTATTTTTCACTCCAAATTTGCACATTAACCATTTGCACATATACATTATTAACTTCAAACATGTAGAGATGCACATCTTTAACCATGTAAGTGCTATATACCAGTATATAACCAAGACAAGTGAAAAGATACCAATGAAAGTGAATGTGGAGTTGCGCGGCTTGGTAATGGACAGGCTAGTATTATAACAACATATCCCAACAAACAAAACATCTATGCTATGCTACAACGCGACATGTTGCACAGAATATTTGTAGATGGCAGTTAGTAGAATAATATTTCCCTACCCAAGGTACGATTATTTTCTTAACTACTTGGATAGTCCCACTCTCAAAATGGTATTAGTAAACagaaaaagtgtaaataattttaCGAATTTAACAGATTTAAGTGAAAGCTTATTTATCCTTCCCATTAGATTCAGTTACTTGGGTATCTCTTGATTTCAATGTGAATGAACGTACGTTCATATATTCATAGAGATGTAGATATTGCATTTTTATGTCAATGTGTTGGTTAATACTCAAACGACATTAATAATGATCATAGCCACTATGTGTGCCCACTTTAGTAACAACCAGTCGGATATGCTTTAGTTGCGTTGATGCCATCCTCTGAACCGCTACACAAAATACTTGACCATCGCACGGTCAATTCCACAAGCACGTCATAACTTCATACtattatttgtaaaactttACGTTAATACTTCTTAAAGCATTAAACTAACAGCGAACATATGTTAGGTCAAAAGAAATTCTCTCGACGAAATTATTTCACGTTGCGTTTTTCCCATtttgacatatttaatattCGTTGTAAGTATAATGTGATGTGTGAATTGTAtgcgttatacatacataacaataACGACATCCAAAAGGTTGTGTCTTGTACCATATTTGTGGAAGACTATAACAAAATGACACGAAAATCGCAACTAAATATAATCTTCAATCATACTTAGATACATGGGCCGGTATAACAATCCAAGGGATTGTCCTTGaggattaattttgaaaatgattaatacaaatatctgtcaaagaaaaaaaattataatttattttttgaattttgaacacATTCTTATATTTGGACATCCTAGAAATACGTATATACTATActtgtactacatatgtacatatgttgtatacatatatgtacatatgtatatagtatatatatattttttttaatagttttgactTTTAATGTGAGATATGCttatatattgtaatatataaGTCTTCAAGCTGGATCAAGCTGAACACagtgttttattaaaatcggtGAATTAGTTTAggatataaccgcgtaagcggtgtctacgccaataaagaaaaatatttagtttaggAGTTTACCCCTGACAAAACGTGACACGTCGTCCAACACATCGTTTGATTTTTTGCCAACTATCtccattaatttcattttatagtGAATCCAGATGATTTTGGTTTGAGTTTTCTGGACATATTTTTCGAGTACATAGCAATGGCAGAAAACtttgtttttcaaacaaatttgtttaaatacattAAAACAGTTTCATAAACTATTCAGTtacatttattgtaaaaaagaTGAATACATCAAACTTCGTATATACACAAATTATACAtacgcatgcatacatatgtacatatatgtacatacatacatatccactgttaattcttattattattttacagcaAACAAGAAAGCTAAACTTCTTAATAGCAGTTGTAATGGGAATATACAAAACTCTGCGTCACTTGCAACTATTAGCTGTCTTACACCTAGCAGAGAAAATTTTACTTGTGACAGTTATCACGTTTGCAATGATCAG contains:
- the LOC126760551 gene encoding uncharacterized protein LOC126760551 isoform X5, whose amino-acid sequence is MHSHKLNTCDSTGSVSSVERPNAGALALHYAAARGCLDCVQLLVGASTDICANTQMDNDVTPVYLAAQEGHLEVLKFLVLEAGGSLYVRARDGMAPIHAASQMGCLDCLRWMVQDQGVDPNLRDGDGATPLHFAASRGHLSVVRWLLKHGAKLSLDKYGKSPINDAAENQQVECLNVLVQHGSTIDYGCRDRHTQQRQKTCSLSNKEFQEMQNCSFNRSDGGNCINNSSNGSFNSNSSKQTSCSNTIKSKTSSSLSSDIEPFYLHPPPISMAHKRIEAIYSHSQQSRSSSEKLYNGQMVPNDGLYVNPMRNSFFTPPSPTGSVSGESFFLHDPHELIYNRVRELFDSDCNSAGNLKPKMNRHKTNSHNKIHKSKTINNAVVVQADVHSSSSGTGSGSEESISVSIQSSMKLSKTNNFRSQSFNLHTKCNNESSSYDQDLSASTSTKIITNDNKKINTNLTSGINYNKISNNNIKIDKQNQVAKQPKTNYLNNDKLRLESSHDHDYEDIYLVREEARKNKSKYGSGRSRSRDSGSHSRSASTSSTRSSDFILQYSNHTMNSKHQSERLNRNKSQSTIGIHSKPKYELSQKESFTVKNVNLKNLLNASSNVNCGVKSDTYESVCPIEDIAERTKQSQKNSVIRNNLDCSSTGSNSNIFHPTCNDGNTCDRQLKRVSSAPPIQNIDIVSGPPPPPLPPPMNSLLHKRMQLVTSDPMNFYISNSNSNLDNIDSDSGLEVIEEPSLRPSELIRSKHNRTMSTISANKKAKLLNSSCNGNIQNSASLATISCLTPSRENFTCDSYHVCNDQKDERIQVQNYHSNRADTQQHLLPQSYQQSQMFGSSAEDHYELQQTQYGYSNSNGNIVSGTRPGGPNLVNKQLVLPFVPPSFPNKSQDGVTHLIKPSEYLKSISDKRSCPSSARSTDTEDYMHIQVANQHGVNCEPPKPPPPPPLPTHPLMHQNEKQNNIKTGNINHVSVVNQDTATRKQHQPLSAISIQDLNSVQLRRTDTQKMPKPYQMPARSLSMQCLSTSADSYLKTDLIAELKISKDITGIKKMKVEKQLAGQFDIEHYSEISKQFSTNNYMDQIPEKDQAGNIIPDWKRQMMAKKAAERAKKEFEERMAKEAENRRLSQIPQWKRDLLARREETENKLKASIYTPKVEENNRIAETWQLKNRAISIDNINLVSPSVDTLPIASGTFDSSNKENKEQNEQAAIINIPVSDDDINSNQYNKGDEADNIIPWRAQLRKTNSRLSLI
- the LOC126760551 gene encoding uncharacterized protein LOC126760551 isoform X4, whose amino-acid sequence is MHSHKLNTCDSTGSVSSVERPNAGALALHYAAARGCLDCVQLLVGASTDICANTQMDNDVTPVYLAAQEGHLEVLKFLVLEAGGSLYVRARDGMAPIHAASQMGCLDCLRWMVQDQGVDPNLRDGDGATPLHFAASRGHLSVVRWLLKHGAKLSLDKYGKSPINDAAENQQVECLNVLVQHGSTIDYGCRDRHTQQRQKTCSLSNKEFQEMQNCSFNRSDGGNCINNSSNGSFNSNSSKQTSCSNTIKSKTSSSLSSDIEPFYLHPPPISMAHKRIEAIYSHSQQSRSSSEKLYNGQMVPNDGLYVNPMRNSFFTPPSPTGSVSGESFFLHDPHELIYNRVRELFDSDCNSAGNLKPKMNRHKTNSHNKIHKSKTINNAVVVQADVHSSSSGTGSGSEESISVSIQSSMKLSKTNNFRSQSFNLHTKCNNESSSYDQDLSASTSTKIITNDNKKINTNLTSGINYNKISNNNIKIDKQNQVAKQPKTNYLNNDKLRLESSHDHDYEDIYLVREEARKNKSKYGSGRSRSRDSGSHSRSASTSSTRSSDFILQYSNHTMNSKHQSERLNRNKSQSTIGIHSKPKYELSQKESFTVKNVNLKNLLNASSNVNCGVKSDTYESVCPIEDIAERTKQSQKNSVIRNNLDCSSTGSNSNIFHPTCNDGNTCDRQLKRVSSAPPIQNIDIVSGPPPPPLPPPMNSLLHKRMQLVTSDPMNFYISNSNSNLDNIDSDSGLEVIEEPSLRPSELIRSKHNRTMSTISANKKAKLLNSSCNGNIQNSASLATISCLTPSRENFTCDSYHVCNDQKDERIQVQNYHSNRADTQQHLLPQSYQQSQMFGSSAEDHYELQQTQYGYSNSNGNIVSGTRPGGPNLVNKQLVLPFVPPSFPNKSQDGVTHLIKPSEYLKSISDKRSCPSSARSTDTEDYMHIQVANQHGVNCEPPKPPPPPPLPTHPLMHQNEKQNNIKTGNINHVSVVNQDTATRKQHQPLSAISIQDLNSVQLRRTDTQKMPKPYQMPARSLSMQCLSTSADSYLKTDLIAELKISKDITGIKKMKVEKQLAGQFDIEHYSEISKQFSTNNYMDQLYMQIPEKDQAGNIIPDWKRQMMAKKAAERAKKEFEERMAKEAENRRLSQIPQWKRDLLARREETENKLKASIYTPKVEENNRIAETWQLKNRAISIDNINLVSPSVDTLPIASGTFDSSNKENKEQNEQAAIINIPVSDDDINSNQYNKGDEADNIIPWRAQLRKTNSRLSLI